From the genome of Aspergillus fumigatus Af293 chromosome 1, whole genome shotgun sequence, one region includes:
- a CDS encoding nuclear import receptor PSE1 — MSLLPPEVHSALSQLLRALTTPDNAIRTQAEEQLNNDWIQNRPDVLLMGLAEQIQGAEDTVTRTFAAVLFRRIATKTRKDPVTNEAKELFSTLSGEQRLVIRQKLVSCLTTESGSDVRKKIGDAVAEVARQYTDNGDQWPELLGVLFQASQSPEAGLREAAFRIFSTTPSIIEKNHEDAVSGVFGKGFKDDVVTVRIAAMEAFASFFRSISKKSQPKFFGLVPDMLNILPPLKESSESEELSSAFLALIELAEVCPKMFKAMFNNLVKFSISVIADKDLSDQVRQNALELMATFADYAPSMCKKDPEFAQEMVTQCLSLMTDIGVDDDDASEWNASEDLDLEESDLNHVAGEQCMDRLANKLGGQVILPATFAWIPRMMSSSAWRDRHAALMAISAISEGCRDLMVGELDQVLALVVPALQDPHPRVRYAGCNALGQMSTDFAGTMQEKYHSVVLNNIIPVLDNAEPRVQAHAAAALVNFCEEAEKKVLEPYLADLLRHLLQLLRSEKRYVQEQALSTIATIADSAENAFDQFYETLMPLLFNVLKEEQSKEYRLLRAKAMECATLIALAVGKEKMGQDALNLVQLLGNIQQNIVDADDPQSQYLLHCWGRMCRVLGQDFVPYLPAVMPPLLSVAAAKADIQLLDDEDQIDQVEQDEGWELVPLKGKIIGIKTSALEDKNTAIELITIYAQILEAAFEPFVLETMEKIAVPGLAFFFHDPVRVSSAKLIPQLLNSYKKAHGVQSPGFAAMWNRVAEKIIEVLSAEPTVDTLAEMYQCFYESVEVVGKNCLSPQHMEAFIESAKSTLEDYQVRVKARLEERADAEEGDEEDLDYEYAVEDDQNLLSDMNKAFHTIFKNQGTTFLPSWQRLLPFYDAFITSQDPTQRQWALCIMDDVLEFCGPESWNYKDHIMQPLAAGLRDENAANRQAAAYGVGVAAQKGGLAWSDFVAASIPSLFQVTQINQARTEEHVFATENASASIAKILHYNSSKVQNAQEIVANWINTLPITYDEEAAPYAYSFLAQLIDQQNPVVMSNADKVFGYIVQALEAETLQGQTAGRVANSAKQLVAATGLNAEQILAGVSPDNQAAVRSYFQ, encoded by the exons ATGTCGCTGCTCCCACCCGAGGTTCACTCCGCGCTGTCCCAGCTGTTGCGCGCGTTGACCACACCCGATAACGCTATCCGTACTCAGGCGGAAGAACAGTTGAATAATGACTGGATCCAGAACCGTCCAGATGTTCTTCTTATGGGCCTGGCCGAGCAGATTCAGGGTGCGGAGGATACAGTA ACGCGTACATTCGCCGCCGTGCTTTTCAGAAGAATCGCGACCAAGACAAGGAAAGATCCGGTCACAAATGAGGCCAAGGAACTCTTCTCAACACTCTCTGGGGAACAGAGATTGGTCATTCGACAGAAGTTGGTGAGCTGTTTGACGACCGAATCTGGGTCTGATGTCCGGAAAAAGATTGGCGATGCAGTGGCGGAGGTGGCCAGACAGTACACCGATAACG GCGATCAATGGCCCGAGCTTCTCGGCGTGCTTTTCCAGGCCAGCCAGTCACCCGAGGCAGGTTTACGGGAGGCCGCCTTCCGCATTTTCTCGACGACTCCCAgtatcatcgagaagaaCCATGAGGATGCCGTTTCAGGTGTGTTCGGCAAGGGTTTCAAGGATGATGTTGTCACT GTTCGCATTGCTGCTATGGAAGCCTTCGCCTCGTTCTTCCGGTCTATCTCCAAGAAGTCTCAACCCAAGTTTTTCGGACTGGTACCCGACATGCTCAACATTCTGCCCCCTCTGAAGGAGTCCTCCGAGAGCGAGGAGCTGTCTTCCGCCTTCTTGGCTCTCATTGAGCTTGCGGAAGTTTGCCCGAAGATGTTCAAAGCTATGTTCAACAACCTGGTCAAGTTCAGTATTAGTGTGATTGCCGACAAGGACCTCAGTGATCAGGTTCGCCAGAATGccttggagttgatggcTACATTTGCAGATTACGCCCCCTCGATGTGCAAGAAGGACCCCGAGTTTGCTCAGGAAATGGTCACCCAATGTTTGAGCTTGATGACTGATATCGGagttgacgacgacgatgctTCGGAATGGAATGCGTCCGAGGACCTGGACTTGGAGGAGAGCGACCTTAACCATGTTGCTGGAGAACAGTGCATGGACCGTTTGGCCAACAAGCTCGGCGGTCAGGTTATCCTTCCGGCAACCTTTGCCTGGATCCCCCGCATGATGTCGTCCTCTGCTTGGCGCGATCGTCACGCAGCATTGATGGCCATCTCCGCCATTTCTGAGGGTTGCCGTGACTTGATGGTCGGTGAGCTCGATCAAGTGCTGGCCCTTGTTGTCCCGGCTCTCCAGGACCCTCACCCGCGTGTCCGTTACGCGGGCTGCAACGCCCTCGGCCAGATGAGCACCGATTTCGCGGGAACGATGCAGGAGAAGTACCACAGCGTTGTGTTGAACAACATCATCCCTGTTCTGGATAATGCTGAGCCACGAGTTCAGGCCCACGCGGCCGCCGCTCTGGTCAATTTctgcgaagaagcagagaagaaggTACTCGAGCCGTACCTTGCTGATCTTCTGCGAcaccttctgcagcttctgcgCAGCGAGAAACGTTACGTGCAGGAACAAGCGCTGTCCACCATTGCCACCATTGCCGACTCGGCGGAGAACGCCTTTGATCAATTCTACGAGACCTTGATGCCATTGCTCTTCAACGTCCTGAAGGAGGAGCAATCCAAGGAGTACCGTCTACTGCGTGCCAAGGCTATGGAGTGCGCCACTTTGATTGCTCTGGCCGTgggcaaggagaagatgggacaGGATGCGTTGAACCTTGTGCAGCTGCTCGGCAACATCCAACAGAACATTGTCGATGCGGACGACCCGCAGTCGCAGTACTTGCTCCACTGCTGGGGCCGTATGTGCCGCGTTCTCGGTCAGGATTTCGTCCCTTACCTGCCAGCCGTCATGCCTCCTCTTCTGTCCGTTGCGGCTGCCAAGGCCGACATCCAGCTGTTGGATGATGAGGACCAGATCGACCAAGTTGAACAGGATGAGGGCTGGGAGTTGGTGCCCCTGAAGGGCAAGATCATTGGTATCAAGACCAGCGCGTTGGAAGACAAGAACACCGCCATTGAGCTGATTACCATCTACGCTCAGATCCTGGAGGCTGCTTTTGAGCCCTTTGTGctggagacgatggagaagattGCGGTGCCTGGACTTGCGTTCTTCTTCCACGACCCTGTGCGGGTTTCATCCGCCAAGCTCATCCCTCAGCTGCTGAACTCGTACAAGAAGGCACACGGTGTGCAGTCTCCCGGATTCGCTGCCATGTGGAACAGGGTAGctgagaagatcatcgaggTTCTGAGCGCCGAGCCCACCGTGGACACTCTGGCGGAGATGTACCAATGCTTCTACGAATCCGTCGAAGTGGTTGGCAAGAACTGCCTCAGTCCGCAGCACATGGAAGCGTTTATCGAGTCTGCCAAGTCCACACTGGAGGATTACCAGGTTCGTGTGAAAGCTCGTCTTGAGGAGCGCGCCGATGCCGAAGAGGGTGACGAAGAGGACCTCGACTACGAGTACGCGGTTGAGGATGACCAGAACCTGCTGAGCGACATGAACAAGGCCTTCCACACCATTTTCAAGAACCAGGGCACGACTTTCCTGCCTTCATGGCAACGCTTGCTGCCATTCTATGACGCATTCATCACCAGCCAGGACCCCACGCAACGGCAATGGGCTCTGTGCATCATGGACGATGTGCTCGAGTTCTGCGGCCCCGAGTCATGGAATTACAAGGATCACATCATGCAGCCCCTGGCCGCAGGTTTGCGCGATGAGAATGCCGCTAACCGGCAGGCCGCGGCTTACGGAGTGGGTGTTGCCGCTCAGAAGGGTGGCCTTGCCTGGAGCGACTTCGTCGCTGCCAGCATCCCTAGCCTGTTCCAGGTGACACAGATCAACCAGGCTCGTACAGAGGAGCATGTATTTGCGACCGAGAACGCCTCGGCCAGTATCGCCAAGATCCTACACTATAACTCCAGCAAGGTGCAGAACGCGCAGGAGATCGTGGCGAACTGGATCAACACACTTCCGATCACCTACGATGAGGAGGCTGCGCCATACGCTTACTCCTTCCTTGCCCAGTTGATTGACCA ACAAAACCCGGTGGTGATGTCCAATGCCGACAAGGTGTTTGGATACATCGTGCAGGCTCTGGAAGCCGAGACGCTACAAGGCCAAACGGCAGGACGCGTGGCCAACTCGGCCAAGCAACTGGTGGCCGCTACAGGACTGAATGCAGAGCAAATCCTGGCAGGAGTGAGCCCTGACAACCAGGCGGCGGTGCGAAGCTACTTCCAGTGA
- a CDS encoding iron-containing alcohol dehydrogenase codes for MPETVRPAFADRPRPLLSYGIPFPEAAHHVGDTFGASKIYIICSGSLARNTDALDRLVAALGPEKGPASHTLWSEVLEIVHDARRVEADLLLTLGAGSLTDGAKVVALALANNVQTASDLATLATGPDQRVDVHAPTIPIISIPTSLSTGEYSDFAGATDDTTRRKHSFQAPTRGPQLVILDPDLATTTPPSIWLSTGIRAVDHCVETLCATTGKSETTDAHAMHALELLVPGLLRCRHDPAGHDRDARLQCQRGAVNAMATLTGGSSVELGASHGIGHQLGPLGVGHGETSCILLPAVCKFNARHGANREQQERARDFLVRNAEVARVLRDRGVDASLADLGDVLDAVIRELGMPRSLKEVGVGRDALDELAANSLHDRWCKTNPVPLTEKKQVLEILEMAVE; via the exons ATGCCAGAAACAGTCCGTCCGGCCTTTGCTGACCGGCCGCGTCCGCTACTCTCATATGGGATTCCATTCCCCGAAGCAGCCCATCATGTTGGCGACACTTTCGGAGCCTCAAAGATCTACATCATCTGCTCGGGCTCGCTGGCCCGCAACACAGATGCTTTGGACCGTCTGGTCGCGGCGCTAGGACCAGAAAAGGGTCCGGCC AGCCATACTCTCTGGTCCGAAGTCCTGGAGATCGTGCACGATGCGCGTCGAGTTGAGGCTGATCTACTCTTGACGCTGGGCGCAGGCAGTCTGACCGACGGGGCCAAGGTGGTCGCATTG GCTCTTGCAAACAACGTCCAGACGGCATCCGACCTCGCAACTCTAGCCACAGGCCCGGACCAGCGCGTCGACGTCCACGCACCAACCATccccatcatctccatccccaCCTCCCTCTCCACAGGCGAGTACTCCGACTTCGCCGGCGCCACAGACGACACCACCCGCCGGAAACACTCCTTCCAGGCGCCGACGCGCGGGCCTcagctcgtcatcctcgaccCGGACCTCGCAACCACCACCCCGCCGTCCATCTGGCTGAGCACCGGCATCCGCGCTGTCGACCACTGCGTTGAGACGCTGTGCGCCACGACTGGCAAATCCGAGACGACAGACGCGCACGCCATGCACGCCCTGGAGCTGCTCGTCCCGGGCCTGCTGCGGTGCAGACATGACCCTGCCGGCCACGACCGCGACGCGCGCCTGCAGTGCCAGCGTGGCGCCGTGAATGCCATGGCGACGTTGACGGGTGGGTCTTCGGTCGAGCTGGGCGCCAGCCATGGGATCGGCCACCAGCTTGGGCCATTGGGGGTCGGCCACGGCGAGACGAGCTGTATCCTGCTGCCGGCTGTGTGCAAGTTCAACGCGAGGCATGGCGCCAATCGCGAGCAGCAGGAGCGGGCGCGGGACTTTCTTGTGCGGAATGCCGAGGTGGCGCGCGTGCTGCGTGATCGGGGCGTGGACGCCTCGTTGGCGGATTTGGGTGATGTCTTGGATGCCGTCATTCGGGAGCTGGGGATGCCGCGCTCGTTGAAGGAGGTCGGGGTCGGCCGGGAtgcgctggacgagctggCGGCCAACAGTCTGCATGATCGCTGGTGCAAGACGAATCCCGTGCCGttgacggagaagaagcaagtACTGGAGATTCTGGAAATGGCCGTGGAGTGA
- a CDS encoding aconitate hydratase ACO2, with amino-acid sequence MLPSPEHRLLSPQSTLPQAVKMVRQLVWQRATASRRLAPKCLSPQQLFARRGLATEASAARMPPYPKIVRNLEQVRKVLGSSRALTLAEKILYAHLDNAEESLLTGTNNGKDIRGKANLKLKPDRVAMQDASAQMALLQFMSCGLPSTAVPASIHCDHMIVGERGADTDLPASIEGNREVFDFLESAAKRYGIEFWPPGAGIIHQSVLENYAAPGLMMLGTDSHTPNAGGLGAIAIGVGGADAVDALVDAPWELKAPRILGVRLEGRLSGWASPKDIILHLAGKLTVRGGTGYVIEYHGPGVETLSCTGMATCCNMGAEVGATTSVFPFSPSMVPYLQATHRGHVAQAAAEIAASGPKNLLRADDGAEYDQLITIDLSTLEPHVNGPFTPDLSVRLSDFANTVRENKWPETLGAGLIGSCTNSSYEDMTRAEDLVKQASAAGLKPKADFFITPGSEQIRATLDRDQTLASFSEAGGTVLANACGPCIGQWKRTDGVAKGEDNAIFTSYNRNFPGRNDGNRRTMNFLASPEIVTALAYSGSTTFNPMTDTLKTPSGEEFKFRPPQGSDLPSAGFADGNPALQPSAGVPDASVEVIVSPTSERLALLEPFAPFPEGELSGLKVLYKVKGQCTTDTISAAGPWLKYKGHLPNISANTLIGAVNAATGETNVAYDDAGNKHSIPDLAARWKADGIEWLVVAEDNYGEGSAREHAALQPRYLGGRIIVAKSFARIHETNLKKQGVVPLTFADKADYDRIDACDQVDTVGLYETLQSGGQGSIQLQVTKKSGEKLTIPVNHTLSKDQCGFILAGSALNLLAKRAHQ; translated from the exons ATGTTGCCATCTCCCGAGcatcgtcttctttctccgcAATCCACACTTCCACAGGCCGTCAAGATGGTGAGGCAGCTTGTCTGGCAGCGGGCTACCGCCTCTCGCAGG CTGGCCCCGAAATGCCTCTCCCCGCAACAATTGTTCGCACGACGTGGCCTAGCCACTGAGGCGTCCGCTGCACGCATGCCGCCTTATCCTAAGATCGTGCGGAATCTCGAGCAGGTTCGGAAAGTGCTGGGATCTTCGCGTGCGCTCACTCTGGCAGAGAAGATCCTCTACGCCCATTTGGACAATGCGGAGGAGTCCCTGTTGACGGGCACTAACAATGGAAAAGACATTCgcggcaaggccaacctGAAGTTGAAGCCGGACCGAGTGGCGATGCAGGATGCGTCGGCCCAGATGGCGCTGTTGCAGTTCATGTCCTGTGGCCTGCCGTCGACTGCGGTGCCCGCCAGTATCCACTGCGACCATATGATTGTGGGTGAGCGTGGCGCGGACACCGATCTGCCTGCCTCTATCGAGGGTAACCGGGAAGTGTTTGACTTCCTTGAGAGCGCCGCCAAGCGCTACGGTATTGAATTTTGGCCCCCCGGTGCGGGTATCATCCACCAGAGTGTGCTGGAGAACTACGCGGCCCCTGGTCTGATGATGCTGGGCACGGACAGCCACACACCTAATGCGGGAGGTTTGGGAGCTATCGCTATCGGTGTCGGTGGTGCAGATGCTGTGGATGCATTGGTGGATGCTCCTTGGGAATTAAAGGCGCCTCGGATTCTTGGTGTGCGACTGGAGGGTAGGCTGAGCGGCTGGGCCTCTCCCAAGGATATCATATTGCATCTAGCTGGTAAGCTCACCGTCCGCGGTGGTACCGGCTATGTGATTGAGTACCACGGACCCGGTGTCGAGACGCTCAGCTGCACTGGTATGGCCACCTGTTGCAACATGGGTGCGGAGGTCGGAGCCACCACCTCGgtcttccccttctcccccAGTATGGTTCCTTACCTGCAGGCGACGCACCGTGGCCATGTGGCCCAGGCGGCGGCCGAGATCGCCGCATCTGGCCCTAAGAACCTTTTGCGGGCCGACGATGGAGCAGAGTACGACCAGCTCATCACAATTGACTTGTCAACGCTGGAACCTCACGTCAACGGGCCCTTCACTCCGGATCTGTCGGTGCGTCTATCTGACTTTGCCAACACCGTCCGCGAGAACAAGTGGCCCGAGACTCTGGGTGCTGGATTGATCGGTAGTTGCACCAACAGTTCTTATGAGGACATGACTCGCGCCGAGGACCTGGTCAAGCAGGCATCAGCGGCTGGTCTGAAACCCAAGGCGGACTTCTTCATCACTCCTGGCAGTGAGCAGATTCGGGCCACTCTGGACCGTGACCAGACCctggcctccttctccgaGGCTGGCGGCACCGTCCTGGCCAATGCCTGTGGCCCCTGCATCGGGCAGTGGAAGCGAACCGACGGTGTCGCCAAGGGCGAGGACAATGCCATCTTCACCTCCTACAACCGTAACTTCCCCGGACGCAATGATGGCAACCGACGCACCATGAACTTCCTGGCGTCGCCAGAGATTGTGACCGCCCTTGCCTACTCGGGCAGCACCACTTTCAACCCCATGACCGACACTCTGAAGACCCCGAGCGGTGAAGAGTTCAAGTTCCGCCCTCCCCAGGGCTCTGATCTTCCTAGTGCTGGGTTCGCCGACGGCAACCCTGCCCTCCAGCCCAGCGCTGGTGTGCCTGACGCCTCCGTCGAGGTCATTGTTTCCCCCACCTCGGAGCGTCTCGCTTTGCTGGAGCCTTTCGCTCCCTTCCCTGAGGGCGAGCTGTCCGGCTTGAAGGTCCTGTACAAGGTCAAGGGTCAGTGCACAACCGACACCATCTCCGCGGCCGGTCCGTGGTTGAAGTACAAGGGCCACCTGCCCAACATCTCCGCCAACACTCTGATCGGCGCGGTCAACGCTGCCACGGGTGAGACGAACGTTGCGTACGATGACGCTGGCAACAAGCACTCGATTCCCGACCTGGCTGCTCGGTGGAAGGCCGACGGCATTGAATGGCTTGTTGTGGCCGAGGACAACTATGGCGAGGGTAGCGCGCGTGAGCACGCGGCGCTGCAGCCGCGGTACCTGGGCGGCCGGATCATCGTGGCCAAGAGCTTTGCACGCATCCACGAGACCAacctgaagaagcagggtgTTGTCCCCCTGACGTTCGCCGACAAGGCCGATTACGACCGCATTGACGCATGCGACCAGGTCGACACGGTCGGACTGTACGAGACACTGCAGTCCGGCGGTCAGGGATCAATCCAGCTGCAGGTCACCAAGAAGAGCGGCGAGAAGCTGACGATTCCAGTCAATCACACTCTGAGCAAGGACCAGTGTGGCTTCATTCTGGCGGGAAGTGCCTTGAACTTGTTGGCCAAGCGGGCACACCAGTGA
- the rpp1 gene encoding ribosomal protein P1, with protein sequence MSTAELACSYAALILADDGVEITADKIQTLLGAAKVADVEPIWTSLFAKALEGKDIKDLLTNVGSGGAAAPAAVGGAAAGAAAPAEAAAAEEKKEEEKEESDEDMGFGLFD encoded by the exons ATGTCTACTGCCGAGCTCGCTTGCTCCTACGccgccctcatcctcgccgatgatggcgtcgaGATCACC GCCGACAAGATCCAGACCCTCCTCGGTGCTGCTAAGGTCGCCGATGTTGAGCCCATCTGGACTTCCCTCTTCGCCAAG GCTCTTGAGggcaaggacatcaaggaCCTTCTGACCAACGTCGGCTCTGGTGGTGCCGCTGCCCCCGCTGCCGTTGGCGGCGCTGCTGCCGGCGCTGCCGCTCCcgccgaggctgctgctgctgaggagaagaaggaagaag AGAAGGAGGAGTCCGACGAGGACATGGGCTTCGGTCTGTTCGACTAA
- the gprJ gene encoding PQ-loop repeat-containing protein translates to MSLPLVQGDIPAGNSVPITPREAASGLLGSISLTCWFFLLVPQLIENYCNGNAEAISLLFLFVWFIGDITNLIGGAWAGLVPVIVAIAVYFCIADGVLIAQCLYYKSRNARRESLRRRRRSSTVTPDPTTPLLGRRFSDTLERGPASRRRSITSQRSGRGSHGHPDDALAIIIEENEVGRSAWVKNFSSVLAICVIGMAGWTVAWQTGVWKPAAKERNGGVDMAAGAQVLGYISAVCYLGARLPQIYKNYHDKSCDGLSLLFFILSLMGNLTYGAGILCHSTDKNYVVTNLPWLIGSLGTMVEDVVIFVQFRIYAEPSPQLTTAVS, encoded by the exons ATGTCCCTCCCATTGGTGCAGGGAGATATCCCTGCGGGAAATTCGGTCCCGATCACACCGCGTGAAGCTGCCTCTGGTCTTCTGGGCTCTATCTCCTTAACCTGTTGGTTTTTCTTGCTG GTCCCCCAACTCATTGAGAACTACTGTAATGGCAATGCTGAAGCCATCTCgctcctctttctcttcgtcTGGTTCATTGGCGATATCACCAACCTGATCGGAGGCGCTTGGGCCGGTCTCGTACCCGTCATTGTGGCCATTGCGGTCTATTTCTGTATTGCGGATGGTGTGCTCATCGCGCAGTGTCTATACTACAAAAGCCGCAATGCTCGTCGCGAGAGTCTgcgtcgtcgtcggcgcTCCTCCACCGTCACCCCTGATCCGACAACCCCTTTGCTCGGCCGTCGATTCAGCGATACCCTGGAACGGGGTCCGGCTTCGCGACGCCGATCTATAACGTCGCAGCGTAGCGGACGGGGCAGTCACGGTCATCCCGACGATGCTCTAGCCATTATCATTGAAGAGAACGAGGTTGGCCGGAGCGCTTGGGTGAAGAACTTCAGCAGTGTCCTGGCAATCTGCGTCATCGGCATGGCCGGTTGGACGGTCGCCTGGCAGACCGGGGTCTGGAAACCAGCTGCGAAGGAGCGTAATGGAGGCGTGGATATGGCAGCTGGCGCGCAAGTACTGGGATATATCAGTGCCGTTTGTTACCTGGG TGCGCGACTTCCTCAGATCTACAAGAACTACCACGACAAATCATGCGATG GACTTTcattgctcttcttcatcctctctTTGATGGGCAATCTTACTTATGGTGCTGGC ATTCTCTGCCATTCAACGGACAAGAATTACGTCGTGACGAACCTACCTTGGCTGATTGGCTCTTTGGGCACGATGGTAGAGGACGTGGTTATTTTCGTACAGTTTCGCATTTACGCAGAGCCGAGTCCTCAGCTCACGACTGCAGTGTCGTGA
- a CDS encoding transcriptional repressor TCF25 family protein — MSSRAIRKLQKLREQELQQAHLQAEQDNDESDEYEPVIRPSRPKLNAFDLLNTGDDGDEEHESDHDIEETVTHLAEDVPARVKSADSSKKKKKKNKKKKAAVAKVTATGGAPCAQSDDELDEIDRALKELAVESKGTDSQKAAAVPPENVRGASFPRTPEELLSIEPKFLNAMNEMRRLFGNVVLESFDEETGTGRRRDRNREMVDMGRALTGTTQRRNVLMQGKDEWPRAPSGGLGMELVEKLPSGATKYQIVHNSAYTDVQRQFDMCVESMDPQRMIHLLQYNPYHISTLLQVSEIAKHQGDHAVSADLLERALFNIGRSAHSSFGNRLKEGQAKLDFVHMANRELWLVGWRYIANLGMKGTWRTAYEWAKLLLSLNDDDPYCIRLLIDHLALRGREYAHFVDLCAQTRLSEDWAPLPNIQCSLALAYLRLNKPKECRQQLRRAMSRYPWVFCKLAQELDIQPMPKRIWGKMPPTDAHELLTELYIARAKDLWNTPEVVSLIVEIADTLPEEEEPIEPPEITLDIARHVVLSDIPRVTTHLPGRFVSGRISASDPLPPYDSEAHRQQSDPTPSYLAQMPEVGRPQWLRDLLDQLNNGALHFPRFRGGDNEEIRDDDLSDYDQGEAGGERRRPVADQGASLEQWLLGDGMQSLQAFLNQYGVDRGNWGDVVDYSPLTEYLDGLDAVQPDEARQELLHGRIREVMGDMVVDMLENELELQQYDDEDEV, encoded by the exons ATGTCCTCCCGAGCGATTCgcaagctgcagaagcttCGCGAACAAGAATTGCAACAAGCCCACCTACAAGCGGAGCAAGATAACGATGAGTCTGACGAGTACGAGCCGGTAATCCGGCCCTCAAGGCCGAAGCTGAATGCCTTTGATCTCCTCAATACTGGTGACGATGGGGATGAGGAACACGAGTCTGACCACGATATCGAAGAGACGGTGACTCACCTGGCGGAAGATGTCCCTGCCCGCGTGAAATCCGCGGATTCTagtaagaagaagaaaaagaagaacaagaagaagaaggcggcagTGGCAAAGGTTACGGCCACAGGAGGAGCTCCTTGTGCCCAGTCAGATGacgagctggacgagatcgatCGAGCTCTGAAGGAACTAGCTGTTGAATCCAAGGGTACCGACAGTCAAAAAGCTGCAGCTGTTCCCCCCGAGAATGTCCGCGGCGCATCGTTCCCCAGGACACCAGAGGAGCTGCTCTCTATTGAGCCTAAATTCCTCAACGCCATGAATGAGATGCGGAGATTGTTCGGGAACGTCGTGTTGGAGAGTTTCGACGAAGAAACTGGGACAGGTCGCAGGAGAGACAGGAATAGGGAAATGGTTGATATGGGTCGCGCTTTGACTG GGACTACCCAGCGGCGGAATGTTCTCATGCAGGGGAAAGACGAGTGGCCGCGCGCTCCCAGTGGTGGATTGGGGATGGAGCTGGTAGAAAAGCTGCCCAGTGGAGCTACGAAATACCAGATTGTCCACAACTCTGCGTATACAGACGTGCAAAGACAATTTGATATGTGCGTCGAGTCCATGGATCCACAACGAATGATCCACCTCTTGCAATATAACCCGTACCACATCTCTACTCTCCTTCAAGTGTCCGAGATAGCAAAACATCAGGGTGATCATGCCGTTTCCGCCGATCTCCTCGAGCGAGCCCTGTTCAATATCGGGCGCTCAGCTCACTCGTCGTTCGGCAATCGCTTAAAGGAAGGTCAGGCAAAACTCGACTTTGTCCACATGGCAAATCGTGAGCTGTGGCTTGTGGGTTGGAGGTATATTGCGAATTTGGGAATGAAAGGAACGTGGAGAACCGCATATGAATGGGCCAAGCTACTGTTGAGCCTGAATGATGACGACCCATATTGCATCAGGCTTTTGATCGACCATCTGGCGCTACGGGGCAGAGAATACGCGCACTTCGTCGATTTGTGCGCACAAACTAGACTGAGTGAGGACTGGGCGCCGTTGCCCAATATCCAATGCTCACTCGCACTGGCATATCTTCGGTTGAATAAACCAAAGGAATGCCGCCAGCAGCTGCGCCGTGCCATGTCGAGATATCCGTGGGTATTCTGTAAGCTTGCGCAGGAGTTGGATATTCAACCCATGCCCAAGCGCATATGGGGCAAGATGCCTCCAACAGACGCCCACGAGTTGCTTACTGAGCTCTACATTGCCAGAGCCAAGGACCTCTGGAACACTCCTGAAGTGGTCTCCCTGATTGTGGAAATCGCCGACACTCTtccagaggaagaagagcccATCGAACCTCCGGAAATTACTCTGGACATTGCACGCCATGTTGTCCTCTCTGATATTCCCCGCGTGACAACACATTTGCCCGGACGATTTGTTTCGGGGCGAATCTCAGCCTCTGATCCTCTCCCGCCTTACGACTCTGAGGCTCATCGGCAGCAATCGGACCCAACGCCGTCCTACTTGGCGCAGATGCCAGAAGTAGGCCGACCACAATGGCTTCGCGATCTGCTCGACCAGCTGAACAACGGAGCGCTTCATTTTCCTCGATTCCGCGGGGGCGACAATGAAGAGATCCGCGATGATGATTTATCCGATTACGATCAGGGAGAAGCTGGTGGCGAGCGCCGACGTCCTGTGGCCGACCAGGGAGCATCACTGGAGCAGTGGCTTCTGGGAGATGGTATGCAGAGCCTGCAAGCCTTCTTGAATCAGTACGGAGTTGATCGTGGTAACTGGGGTGATGTGGTCGATTACTCTCCCTTAACGGAGTATCTCGACGGTCTCGATGCCGTGCAGCCGGACGAGGCACGACAAGAGTTACTTCATGGGCGAATCAGAGAGGTCATGGGTGATATGGTTGTTGATATGCTCGAGAATGAACTTGAGCTTCAGCAGtatgacgacgaggacgaagtCTGA